A region of Flavobacterium album DNA encodes the following proteins:
- a CDS encoding AraC family transcriptional regulator has product MVLKNIPTAFFFLLAALSHAAAPLTGNDSLSRESFDSLFDKIEKHNKDAPRREAYLKAFLEKAKQEQNWDEIVYGYKNYIHYREGEIKIAYADSMVCAALQSRSDKLIGSAYLSRGIAYYGLKRHNEALDNYLEADRYISATGDEYLKNKTSYNIAHLKYYLGFYEEAILLFEKCRTFFRATNTRAYLNTLHSLALCHNMMGDYGRCASYVRLGLEEAGRLGNHEMDAYFRHTSGVNNYFLRNYATAISQIKSSLPAIIENKDFGNISVGHFYIGKSYWAQRKEALGLGHFKKVDRIFQDMGYMRPDLRENYELLIRHYKKEDNSKVALFYVDQLLKADSVIKSTQSYLFGRIHKEYDTKELLAERAAIHSRLDRQKRNETLFIVILSGIAVVAVIAVVRYRRQRMDWQEKFERLMKDNDGQARNPRVRENREPSDMSRGSQEKLVFQLEKWERDRKFLERDLSLARLASAFRTNTTYLSGVIAQERDKKFTEYINDLKIDYITEELKLSRKLREYNNGGLAEECGFSSTQRFVNAFKARNGISPTFFVEALKKKLEEEEQNG; this is encoded by the coding sequence ATGGTACTAAAAAATATACCTACCGCCTTCTTTTTCCTGCTTGCGGCACTGTCCCATGCGGCAGCTCCCCTGACGGGTAACGACAGCCTCTCCAGAGAGTCCTTTGACAGCCTTTTTGACAAGATCGAGAAGCATAACAAGGATGCGCCGCGCAGGGAGGCCTACCTGAAGGCCTTCCTGGAAAAAGCCAAACAGGAGCAGAACTGGGATGAGATAGTCTACGGATACAAGAACTATATCCACTACAGGGAAGGGGAGATTAAGATCGCCTATGCCGACAGCATGGTATGTGCCGCCCTGCAGTCGCGCAGCGACAAGCTGATCGGCAGCGCCTACCTTTCCCGTGGTATTGCCTATTACGGGCTCAAGCGCCATAACGAGGCACTGGACAATTACCTGGAGGCCGACCGCTACATATCCGCAACAGGCGATGAGTATCTAAAGAACAAGACCAGCTACAACATCGCCCATCTCAAGTACTACCTCGGCTTCTATGAGGAGGCCATACTGCTTTTCGAAAAATGCAGGACTTTTTTCAGGGCCACCAACACCAGGGCATACCTCAATACGCTGCATTCCCTTGCCCTGTGCCATAACATGATGGGCGACTACGGCAGGTGCGCCAGCTACGTACGGCTCGGGCTTGAGGAGGCGGGGCGGCTCGGCAACCATGAGATGGATGCCTATTTCCGGCATACCTCGGGCGTCAACAATTATTTCCTGCGGAACTATGCGACCGCCATATCGCAGATCAAGTCATCGCTTCCGGCAATCATTGAGAACAAGGACTTCGGCAACATATCGGTGGGGCACTTCTACATCGGCAAGAGCTACTGGGCCCAAAGGAAAGAGGCACTGGGCCTGGGGCACTTCAAGAAGGTGGACAGGATATTCCAGGACATGGGCTACATGAGGCCCGACCTGAGGGAAAACTACGAGCTGCTGATCCGCCACTACAAGAAGGAGGACAATTCAAAGGTGGCGCTTTTCTATGTCGACCAGCTGCTGAAGGCCGACAGCGTGATTAAATCCACCCAGTCCTATCTGTTCGGGCGCATACACAAGGAATACGACACCAAGGAGCTCCTGGCCGAACGCGCAGCGATACATTCCAGGCTGGACCGCCAGAAACGCAATGAGACGCTTTTCATCGTCATCCTTTCCGGAATTGCCGTCGTTGCCGTAATTGCCGTTGTCCGCTACAGACGGCAGCGAATGGACTGGCAGGAGAAATTCGAGCGGCTCATGAAAGACAATGACGGGCAGGCGAGGAATCCTAGGGTGCGTGAAAACAGGGAACCTTCGGATATGAGCCGTGGATCGCAGGAGAAGCTCGTGTTCCAGCTCGAGAAATGGGAACGGGACAGGAAATTCCTTGAGCGGGACCTGAGCCTGGCAAGGCTCGCCTCGGCCTTCAGGACCAACACGACCTATCTTTCAGGAGTCATTGCCCAGGAGAGGGACAAGAAATTTACCGAATATATCAACGACCTGAAAATAGATTATATCACGGAAGAGCTCAAGCTTTCCAGAAAACTGAGGGAATACAACAATGGTGGGCTTGCCGAGGAGTGCGGCTTTAGCAGCACGCAGCGCTTTGTCAATGCCTTCAAGGCCCGCAATGGGATCTCGCCGACCTTCTTTGTGGAGGCGCTCAAAAAAAAGCTGGAGGAAGAGGAACAAAATGGATAA
- a CDS encoding helix-turn-helix domain-containing protein, whose translation MPQIHCTDVYSFSGPNSRSQKVPNGGTARLLAVLVLAGSLELQADGSYLTIRKHDFIAACASQKYDLHGSDYTAIVIDTPYTGFSSGSLAMLALLRGRTVSLQQDRLSIMSMLMEIALLCACEERYGKREAFLSGILALAISLASDTRAASDGGQDTHAFGPAPAFLLLAGKNIRRYHSVAYYADALNITPGHLNRTVKAALGLTAKGCLESILFSEARVLLGDPGFNIAEVSDILHFSHPAVFIRFFRRLSGTTPLRYRAGS comes from the coding sequence ATGCCACAAATTCACTGCACTGACGTTTACAGCTTCTCCGGACCAAACAGCAGGTCCCAGAAGGTTCCGAACGGTGGCACAGCGCGGCTGCTGGCCGTTCTGGTACTTGCCGGCAGCCTTGAGCTGCAGGCAGATGGTTCCTATCTTACCATACGCAAGCATGATTTTATAGCCGCATGTGCAAGCCAGAAGTATGACCTTCATGGATCTGACTATACGGCAATAGTGATTGATACGCCTTATACTGGCTTTTCTTCGGGCAGTCTGGCAATGCTGGCCCTACTCCGCGGAAGGACCGTATCGTTGCAGCAAGATAGGCTTTCCATTATGTCCATGCTGATGGAAATAGCACTGTTATGTGCCTGCGAGGAAAGATACGGGAAAAGGGAAGCATTCCTTTCAGGCATACTTGCCCTTGCCATAAGCCTGGCATCAGATACCCGTGCCGCTTCGGATGGCGGTCAGGATACGCATGCCTTTGGTCCTGCCCCTGCATTCCTGTTGCTGGCAGGCAAGAACATACGCCGGTACCACTCCGTCGCGTATTACGCAGATGCCCTAAACATCACGCCGGGCCACCTTAACAGGACCGTGAAGGCCGCACTCGGCCTGACTGCCAAAGGCTGCCTGGAATCCATCTTGTTTTCGGAGGCAAGGGTGCTACTGGGGGATCCCGGGTTCAATATCGCTGAAGTCAGCGACATCCTGCACTTCAGCCATCCTGCGGTCTTCATCCGCTTCTTCAGGAGGCTTTCAGGCACCACTCCCCTGCGTTACCGTGCGGGCAGTTAA
- a CDS encoding RteC domain-containing protein, translated as MVQSAFYKDMLTKVSSKEQEVALDGPDSIRQSYMMAAFLRDALTELKEHIFRKGFEDPRQEIEFFRKVKPQVLGRLIFYNKVYRIEIACPFRLGKMYRKFFAEQLRRLKAESMEHLSDSEFYTYYRSGQTDRDEAYFRLGNIGQPVGLNSFLFESDPRFSTYYDYKAARIIATDLLYGYLLAKASPKENVEDGAGSGDICWTGTKNALIELIYALHTSGAISNGKVGLRRVSMVFQSVFRTPLGDIHHAFHRMKDRAGKRTLFIDQLKSSLEDYMDKEL; from the coding sequence ATGGTACAATCTGCATTTTACAAGGATATGCTCACAAAGGTCAGCTCCAAGGAACAGGAGGTCGCCCTTGACGGGCCAGACAGCATCCGGCAGTCCTACATGATGGCCGCCTTCCTGCGTGATGCGCTCACGGAGCTCAAGGAGCATATTTTCCGCAAGGGGTTCGAAGACCCCCGGCAGGAGATAGAGTTCTTCAGGAAGGTCAAGCCCCAGGTGCTCGGGAGGCTCATCTTCTACAACAAGGTCTACAGGATCGAGATTGCCTGCCCGTTCCGGCTGGGCAAGATGTACCGCAAGTTTTTTGCGGAGCAGCTCCGGCGCCTCAAGGCGGAGTCCATGGAGCACCTTTCCGACTCGGAGTTCTACACCTACTACCGCTCGGGGCAGACCGACAGGGATGAGGCCTATTTCCGGCTGGGCAACATAGGACAGCCCGTGGGGCTCAACAGCTTCCTGTTCGAGAGCGACCCGCGCTTCTCCACCTACTACGACTACAAGGCGGCGCGCATCATTGCCACCGACCTGCTGTACGGCTACCTGCTTGCAAAGGCAAGTCCAAAAGAAAACGTGGAGGACGGCGCAGGATCAGGGGATATCTGCTGGACAGGCACCAAGAATGCGCTGATCGAGCTTATCTATGCCCTGCATACCTCGGGGGCAATATCAAACGGCAAGGTAGGGCTACGAAGGGTCAGCATGGTCTTCCAGTCCGTGTTCCGCACTCCCCTGGGTGATATCCACCACGCCTTCCACCGCATGAAGGACAGGGCCGGAAAGCGGACGCTGTTCATCGACCAGCTGAAGTCGTCCCTGGAAGACTACATGGACAAGGAACTCTGA
- a CDS encoding helix-turn-helix domain-containing protein — protein sequence MNIDRNEFIAWMERIMDRFDIIGENIAKASQQRNAIDGEELLDNQDLLQMLKISTRSLQRYRSGGKLPYYTISGKIYYKLSDVHQFIRDGFSASRSDAGE from the coding sequence ATGAATATTGACAGGAACGAATTTATTGCATGGATGGAACGGATCATGGACCGCTTTGACATCATCGGCGAGAACATCGCCAAGGCCTCGCAACAGCGCAATGCCATAGACGGCGAGGAACTGCTGGACAACCAGGACCTGCTGCAGATGCTCAAGATCAGTACCCGCTCCCTGCAGCGCTACCGCTCCGGCGGGAAGCTTCCCTACTATACCATAAGCGGCAAGATATACTACAAGCTTTCCGACGTGCACCAGTTCATCCGCGACGGCTTCAGCGCATCGCGCAGTGACGCAGGGGAATGA
- a CDS encoding DUF3945 domain-containing protein → MAATDHRNAGKDDQSETLLVMDKQEKSVRAVSGISPEGLMETVSPLRKNSGRFITLDRGGDLFSNFFSNFMNQMHNPTRFSLFIVPKKTAIEMAAVLGRVLDRASRLMPLNEIRIPDLNTENKLNQDTMEATERTTEAGELRYRPEQVNWEALSSMGLDRDRLERMNLLEPLLKGYKTNELVPLTLTLGTAVVRMDARLSLQPNDSGEIVVAMHGIRKEPNMNYPFFGHEFTDQDRQNLLSSGNMGRVVELYSQKDAQYHPSLISVDRMTNELVVCRTEWVRIPDEIKGIRLDEAQKQELLEGKPLYLEGMISKKGEPFDATVQFNADKRYVEFQFDRNGARTQEQKASQDTEAPRNFRGRELTEEQYGKFREGQTVYMAGLVDRQGKEYNGYITFNKETGKTGFSFQNPDNAAQKASPSEASKTQVAVNSEGKTNEATKNLKEPLNQRQQEPETRQQQDQQEQQAPARKGRKM, encoded by the coding sequence ATGGCAGCAACAGACCACAGGAATGCCGGCAAGGATGACCAAAGCGAAACCCTGCTGGTAATGGACAAGCAGGAGAAAAGTGTAAGGGCCGTAAGCGGGATAAGCCCCGAAGGCCTCATGGAGACGGTAAGCCCCCTGAGGAAAAACAGCGGAAGGTTCATCACCCTGGACCGCGGCGGGGACCTGTTTTCCAACTTCTTCTCCAATTTCATGAACCAGATGCACAACCCCACGCGCTTCTCCCTGTTCATCGTCCCAAAGAAGACGGCCATTGAAATGGCGGCAGTGCTGGGCCGGGTGCTTGACAGGGCTTCCCGGCTGATGCCGCTCAATGAGATCAGGATACCGGACCTAAACACAGAAAATAAATTAAATCAGGATACTATGGAAGCAACAGAAAGAACTACAGAAGCTGGCGAATTGCGCTACAGGCCCGAACAGGTAAACTGGGAGGCATTGTCCTCGATGGGACTAGACAGGGACAGGCTTGAAAGGATGAACCTACTGGAACCCCTGCTCAAGGGATACAAGACCAATGAGCTGGTGCCCCTGACCCTTACCCTTGGAACTGCAGTGGTAAGGATGGACGCCAGGCTCTCGCTGCAGCCCAACGATTCGGGCGAGATTGTAGTGGCGATGCACGGCATCCGCAAGGAGCCCAACATGAACTACCCCTTCTTCGGGCATGAGTTTACCGACCAGGACAGGCAGAACCTGCTTTCATCCGGAAACATGGGAAGGGTCGTCGAGCTGTACAGCCAGAAGGACGCGCAGTACCATCCCTCGCTGATAAGCGTGGACAGGATGACCAACGAGCTGGTGGTCTGCCGCACCGAATGGGTAAGGATACCCGACGAGATCAAGGGCATCAGGCTGGACGAGGCCCAGAAGCAGGAACTGCTGGAAGGAAAGCCCCTCTATCTTGAAGGCATGATATCCAAAAAGGGAGAACCCTTTGATGCCACGGTACAATTCAATGCCGACAAGCGCTATGTCGAGTTCCAATTCGACAGGAATGGCGCAAGGACGCAGGAGCAGAAGGCATCCCAGGACACGGAAGCGCCAAGGAACTTCAGGGGCAGGGAGCTAACCGAGGAACAGTACGGCAAGTTCAGGGAAGGCCAGACGGTCTACATGGCCGGCCTTGTCGACAGGCAGGGCAAGGAATACAACGGCTACATTACCTTCAACAAGGAAACTGGCAAGACCGGATTCTCCTTCCAGAATCCCGACAATGCCGCGCAGAAGGCCAGCCCGTCCGAAGCGAGCAAGACCCAGGTAGCGGTCAACTCGGAAGGCAAGACCAACGAGGCAACCAAGAACCTGAAGGAACCGCTGAACCAGCGCCAGCAGGAACCCGAGACAAGACAACAGCAGGACCAGCAAGAACAGCAGGCGCCTGCCCGCAAGGGAAGAAAGATGTAA
- a CDS encoding type IA DNA topoisomerase, whose product MKAIIAEKPSVAREIAAIVGAVEKRDGYLSGNGYLVTWAFGHLVALAMPQDYGIDGFREASLPILPQPFLLTPRKIKKSKGYEADPSALSQLKIIKKAIGECKSIIVATDAGREGELIFRYIYQYLGCAKPFERLWISSLTEKAIRSGMENLRPGQEFDRLYQSAMQRSRADWIIGINASQALSLRAGQGTYSLGRVQTPVLAMICRRFQEHGDFKSTCYWQLRLQHRKDYVDFSSISVKRWEDRKEAATALRLIERDGKALVKSVEIRNVTEQPPLLYDLTGLQKQANRTLGLSAAETLDIAQALYEKRFITYPRTASCHITEDLWPELPSLVRLLAEKPSCRAMAGRMNYGRFNKRIVNDLKVTDHHGLLITDRIPSALTAKENAIYDMIAVRLLEALCEPCQKQAHAVGLEVHHHDFFVRGSRIVQPGWRAVRGSQSEADEEMVDLPMLREGDELKIGGALVLEKKTTPPPLYDEASLLQAMETAGKLPDDPSIPATGLGTPATRATIIETLLDREYIRKEKKCLLPTTKGLKVFEWVQEMKIADPAMTAQWELSLKAIETGEASPEAFQKDIEEHARSVTSELLKIAHVGEEYPELLCPKCKAHNLILTNRIVKCPGGTCGWIQFRMVCKIQIPVGEIINLITNGRTSLITGMESKSGKRFDACLILSNDATVNFEFNK is encoded by the coding sequence ATGAAGGCAATCATCGCAGAAAAACCGAGCGTGGCAAGGGAAATTGCCGCCATTGTCGGTGCAGTGGAAAAAAGGGACGGCTACCTATCCGGAAACGGCTACCTGGTGACCTGGGCCTTCGGGCACCTGGTCGCCCTGGCCATGCCGCAGGATTACGGGATCGATGGGTTCAGGGAGGCTTCCTTGCCCATCCTGCCCCAGCCCTTCCTGCTCACACCTCGCAAGATAAAGAAGTCCAAGGGCTACGAGGCTGACCCGTCGGCGCTCTCCCAGCTGAAGATTATAAAAAAGGCAATTGGCGAGTGCAAGAGCATCATCGTGGCTACCGACGCGGGCCGGGAAGGGGAACTGATCTTCCGCTACATCTACCAGTACCTTGGATGCGCCAAGCCCTTCGAGCGGCTATGGATCAGCTCGCTGACCGAGAAGGCCATCCGCAGCGGGATGGAAAACCTCAGGCCAGGCCAGGAATTTGACAGGCTCTACCAGTCTGCAATGCAACGCAGCCGGGCCGACTGGATCATCGGCATCAATGCCTCACAGGCACTCTCGCTACGTGCCGGCCAGGGCACCTATTCGCTGGGACGCGTCCAGACCCCGGTCCTGGCCATGATCTGCCGCCGCTTTCAGGAACACGGCGACTTCAAAAGCACCTGCTACTGGCAACTCAGGCTGCAGCACAGGAAGGACTATGTGGATTTCAGCAGCATCTCGGTAAAAAGATGGGAAGACCGCAAAGAGGCAGCCACCGCGCTAAGACTTATCGAGCGCGACGGGAAGGCCCTGGTGAAATCCGTGGAAATAAGGAATGTTACGGAGCAGCCCCCCCTGCTCTATGACCTGACCGGGCTGCAGAAGCAGGCCAACAGGACACTCGGCCTCTCGGCCGCAGAAACCCTGGACATAGCACAGGCACTCTATGAGAAGCGTTTCATCACCTATCCCAGGACTGCGAGCTGCCATATCACGGAAGACCTATGGCCGGAGCTTCCTTCATTGGTTCGGCTCCTGGCGGAAAAGCCTTCATGCCGTGCCATGGCAGGCAGGATGAATTACGGGCGCTTCAACAAGCGCATCGTAAACGACCTCAAGGTGACCGACCACCACGGCCTGCTCATAACCGACAGGATACCCTCCGCCCTCACTGCAAAGGAAAATGCGATATACGACATGATTGCCGTAAGGCTGCTTGAGGCGCTGTGCGAGCCCTGCCAGAAACAGGCGCATGCCGTCGGGCTGGAAGTCCATCATCATGATTTCTTTGTCCGCGGAAGCAGGATCGTCCAGCCCGGCTGGCGCGCGGTCAGGGGCAGCCAGTCGGAAGCGGATGAGGAGATGGTGGACCTGCCGATGCTCAGGGAGGGCGACGAATTGAAAATTGGCGGTGCATTGGTCCTTGAAAAGAAGACAACCCCTCCTCCACTCTATGATGAGGCATCCCTTTTGCAGGCCATGGAAACTGCCGGGAAGCTGCCCGATGATCCTTCCATCCCTGCTACGGGATTGGGAACACCCGCCACCAGGGCGACCATCATTGAGACCCTGCTAGACAGGGAATATATCAGGAAAGAGAAAAAATGCCTGCTGCCCACGACAAAAGGGCTTAAGGTATTTGAATGGGTACAGGAAATGAAGATTGCCGATCCGGCAATGACTGCCCAGTGGGAACTCTCCCTGAAGGCTATAGAGACCGGCGAGGCCAGCCCAGAAGCTTTCCAAAAGGATATAGAGGAACATGCGAGATCCGTTACTTCGGAACTTTTGAAGATTGCACACGTGGGAGAGGAATATCCTGAGCTACTGTGCCCAAAATGCAAGGCGCATAACCTGATCTTAACCAACAGAATTGTCAAGTGCCCCGGCGGTACCTGCGGATGGATCCAATTCAGGATGGTCTGCAAGATCCAGATCCCTGTTGGGGAAATTATAAATTTGATTACCAATGGGAGAACATCCCTGATTACAGGCATGGAGAGCAAATCGGGTAAAAGATTTGATGCCTGTCTAATTCTTAGTAACGATGCCACAGTAAATTTTGAATTCAATAAGTAG
- a CDS encoding XRE family transcriptional regulator, with translation MSLFSDNIRYLRLQKKVSQEKLAEDLLITRARYVKYESGASEAPYEILKRIAHYYHYSIDVLLSVDIRKVDTGGLIRLEDNRILLPITVDRAGENTIEIIPHKAKAGYLNGYSDPEFIEGLQQISLPFIGKGKLRAFPIDGDSMPPHNEGSFVVGRYIENLGEIRNGRTYVFLMKDDGIVYKRLSSHEKSSLVLSSDNTFYEPYAVRLSDILEIWEYAGSIATREFEPDSMEPQSIREMLMGIKEEIKALKGLKN, from the coding sequence ATGTCTCTCTTTTCCGACAACATCAGGTATTTAAGGCTCCAAAAGAAGGTCTCGCAGGAAAAGCTCGCTGAGGACCTTCTAATCACGCGTGCGCGCTATGTGAAGTACGAGTCCGGGGCCTCTGAGGCGCCGTATGAGATCCTCAAGCGCATCGCGCACTACTACCATTACAGCATCGACGTGCTGCTCTCGGTGGATATCCGCAAGGTGGATACCGGAGGATTGATACGCCTGGAGGACAACCGGATCCTGCTGCCCATCACCGTGGACAGGGCAGGGGAGAATACCATCGAGATCATCCCCCACAAGGCAAAAGCGGGCTACCTGAACGGCTACAGCGACCCGGAGTTCATAGAGGGGCTGCAGCAGATCTCGCTGCCCTTTATCGGCAAGGGAAAGCTCAGGGCCTTCCCGATCGACGGCGATTCCATGCCCCCGCACAACGAGGGTTCCTTCGTGGTGGGCCGCTACATAGAGAACCTCGGGGAGATAAGGAACGGCAGGACCTATGTATTCCTTATGAAGGATGACGGCATCGTGTACAAGAGGCTCAGCAGCCATGAAAAAAGCAGCCTGGTGCTGAGCTCGGACAACACCTTCTACGAGCCCTACGCAGTCAGGCTTTCCGACATACTGGAGATCTGGGAATATGCGGGCAGCATCGCCACCAGGGAGTTCGAGCCGGACAGCATGGAACCGCAGAGCATAAGGGAGATGCTGATGGGCATAAAGGAAGAGATCAAGGCACTGAAAGGACTTAAGAATTAA
- the dinB gene encoding DNA polymerase IV, protein MERSIVHMDLDTFFVSCVRLQNAALEGIPLIVGGGDRGVVASCSYEARRFGVHSAMPIKMALRLCPEARVVKGDMELFSRYSNTVSQIIEEKAPVMEKASIDEFYLDITGMDKFHGSYKWTSELSSLITHETGLPISFALSVNKTVSKIATGEGKPRGNLEIPQLMVRQFLNPLSIRKIPMVGDATFKLLSRIAIRNIQTLAEMPVNVLQEMIGKNGTELWKKANGIDNTPVEPYRERKSLSTEDTFHQDTTDLAFLRSVLSSMVEKLAYQLRSEGWLTSNVTVKIRYSNFDTETRQMALAYTSSDHVLTSAVLESFGKLYQRRMSLRLVGVRFGKLVRGSYQINLFEDTQEMMSLYQAMDRIKNRFGAGAVMRGSGMHQPKIR, encoded by the coding sequence ATGGAACGCTCGATAGTACATATGGACCTGGACACCTTCTTCGTCTCCTGCGTGAGACTGCAGAACGCTGCCCTTGAGGGGATTCCGCTGATCGTGGGCGGCGGGGACCGCGGCGTGGTGGCCTCCTGCTCCTACGAGGCGCGCAGGTTCGGGGTGCATTCGGCCATGCCCATCAAGATGGCCCTAAGGCTCTGTCCCGAGGCCCGCGTGGTGAAGGGCGACATGGAATTATTTTCCCGCTATTCGAATACCGTCTCCCAGATCATCGAGGAGAAGGCCCCGGTGATGGAAAAGGCCTCCATCGACGAGTTCTACCTCGACATCACGGGCATGGACAAATTCCACGGTTCCTACAAGTGGACCAGCGAGCTCTCCTCTCTGATTACCCATGAGACCGGCCTGCCCATCAGTTTCGCCCTCTCGGTAAACAAGACCGTATCCAAGATCGCCACCGGGGAGGGAAAGCCCAGGGGCAACCTGGAGATCCCCCAGCTCATGGTCCGGCAGTTCCTCAACCCGCTCTCCATCCGGAAGATCCCGATGGTGGGCGACGCCACCTTCAAGCTATTGTCCCGCATCGCCATCCGCAACATACAGACCCTGGCCGAGATGCCCGTGAACGTGCTGCAGGAGATGATCGGCAAGAACGGCACCGAATTATGGAAGAAGGCCAACGGCATCGACAACACCCCCGTGGAGCCCTACCGCGAGCGCAAGTCCCTGTCCACCGAGGACACCTTCCACCAGGATACCACCGACCTGGCCTTCCTGCGCTCGGTGCTTTCGTCCATGGTGGAGAAGCTGGCCTACCAGCTGCGCAGCGAGGGCTGGCTTACCTCCAACGTGACGGTGAAGATCCGCTATTCCAATTTTGATACCGAGACCCGCCAGATGGCCCTGGCCTATACCTCCTCGGACCATGTGCTTACCAGTGCCGTCCTGGAATCCTTCGGGAAGCTCTACCAGCGCCGCATGAGCCTGCGCCTTGTCGGGGTACGCTTCGGCAAGCTGGTGCGCGGCTCCTACCAGATCAACCTGTTCGAGGACACCCAGGAGATGATGTCCCTGTACCAGGCCATGGACAGGATCAAGAACCGCTTCGGCGCCGGTGCCGTGATGCGCGGTAGCGGCATGCACCAACCCAAAATACGCTAA